In the bacterium genome, one interval contains:
- a CDS encoding holo-ACP synthase has protein sequence MILGIGVDIAQIERMRGLLERHGERVLTRILTDGERAYCAAKADAAPHVAARFAAKEATAKAFGTGIARGVTWKDIEVRREGGAPRIELAGGAARVAADLGVTRIHLSLSHDGGAAVAMVVLEGD, from the coding sequence GTGATCCTCGGGATCGGGGTGGACATCGCGCAGATCGAGCGGATGCGCGGCCTCTTGGAACGCCATGGCGAGCGCGTCCTGACGCGGATCCTGACCGACGGCGAGCGCGCCTACTGCGCGGCGAAGGCCGACGCGGCGCCGCACGTCGCGGCGCGCTTCGCGGCGAAGGAAGCGACGGCCAAGGCGTTCGGCACCGGCATCGCGCGCGGCGTGACGTGGAAGGACATCGAAGTGCGGCGCGAAGGGGGCGCTCCGCGGATCGAACTCGCGGGGGGCGCGGCCCGCGTCGCCGCGGACCTGGGCGTGACGCGGATCCACCTCTCGCTCTCGCACGACGGCGGGGCGGCGGTGGCGATGGTCGTGCTGGAAGGGGACTGA